The nucleotide window CCACACATGCTCCTCGTGGAAGGTCTCGACGTAGTCCGTCATACCGTATGGCTCGATCAGCCGCGTGAGCTCTTCGAGCTGCGTCGCCACGGCTGGTGCGTCGGCATTGAGCGTGACGTATATCCAGCCCTGCCACGTTTCGCAGCGAATCGACGCAAGCCGGTAGCTTTCCTTGCAGAATCCCGGCTGCCGCTCCATCAACGGCGCGCCGGCCAGTGCGCCATCGAGCGCGTAGTTCCATGCGTGATACGGGCAGACGATCCGTCTGACGTTGCCGCGTCCTTCGAGCAACACCGACATGCGATGCAGACACACGTTCGACATCGCGCGCAGCCCGCCCGCCTCGTCACGTATCACGACGATCGGCTGTGCGTCGATCTGCGCGGTCAGATAGTCGCCGGGCTTGCCAAGCGCACTTTCGCGGCCGACGCATAGCCATTCCTTGCTAAAGATTTCGCGCTGCTCGAGTGCGAGAAATGCATCGGATGTGTAGACGCGCGGCGGCATCGAGCGTGCGTCCTCGAACGGCCGCTCGCAGTTCGCCAGCAATTCGCGGGCGATCTCACATCCGTTGTCCGGCGAGCTTGCGAGGGCAGCCATAGCATCTCCAGCTAGCATTCATTGCGATGCACACCAATCTATCAAGTCAAATTACCAGCCGAAATATTGTTTTTGGATGTAAAAGCCAGTTTTTTCCTATGCAGCACGCTTTGCGGGGCCAGGCACGCCGTCTAACCGTCGCGGTGCAGGTCGCGAATCTGCGTCTCGCAGAAGCCTGCAAAGCGCTTGACGACCTGACGCGGCTTCAGTTCCCGCGATTGCGCGATACCAAGCGTCGTCGCCAATACGTCCTCCTTGAACTGCTTGATCACGAAGTCCGCGCCGTCCACGGTTTTGAATGATTTGAGCGGGTAGTTCAGGATGCTGTAGCCAAGGCCATTGGCCACCATGCCGCGCACCACT belongs to Paraburkholderia sp. SOS3 and includes:
- a CDS encoding SRPBCC family protein, which gives rise to MAALASSPDNGCEIARELLANCERPFEDARSMPPRVYTSDAFLALEQREIFSKEWLCVGRESALGKPGDYLTAQIDAQPIVVIRDEAGGLRAMSNVCLHRMSVLLEGRGNVRRIVCPYHAWNYALDGALAGAPLMERQPGFCKESYRLASIRCETWQGWIYVTLNADAPAVATQLEELTRLIEPYGMTDYVETFHEEHVWDTNWKILAENFMESYHLPMLHRATVGPHSRLEEMECPPGRPAFNYHWITKEASLPIGNAHPDNTRLQGHWRRTTALLAIYPTHLVTLTPGYFWYLLLQPRGVGQVHIRFGGGLSPEFINDPKAADYMATLKTLLDEVNAEDRRGVEAVFRGVHAPLAKPGNLSHLERPNYDFAHYVARRTAT